CATTTGCCGCGTGATGTCGCGCAGCGCGCCGACCACCCGCCGGGGCCCTTCCGCGCCATAGACGATGAGGCCGCGCATCACGATCCATTGCGTGGCGTCTGGCTTCGGCTCATAGCGGCATTCGATGTCGAACGTCTCCTCGCGGCGCTCGAATTTGTGCCGGAAGGTGGCGCGCAGGAAATCGCCGTCGGCTTTCACGAACAGCCTGATCAATTCGTCGATGTTGCCGGAGAGGCTGGCGGGTGCGAGCCCCAGCACTTCGTGCAGGCGCGGCGAGAGGAAGATGCTGCCCGATTTCACGTCCCAGTCGAACAGCCCGTCATGGGCGCCGCGCGCCGCCAGCGCATAGCGTTCTTCCGAGAGTCTGATCTTCTCGTCCGCCTGCTCGCGCTCGACGGCGCCGGCGATGAGTGCGGCCGCGGTGCGCAGCACATGGATCTCTTCCGAGCTCCAGCCGCGCTCCTCCTTGCAATCGTCGAAGCCGAGGAACCCCCACCATTTTCGTCCCACCATGATCGGCACGGAGATGAAGGACAAGGTGTGATGCTCGATGAAGACCTGGCGCGTATAGCCGGTCGTCTCGCTGAACTTCGCCTGGACGATCTCGCCTCGCTCGCGCTTCTCGGCCCACTCGCCCAAATGCTCGGGATCGTCGTCGTCGGAGAGCGGCATGTTGCTGTAGCGGGGGTCGCTGCTGAGCGGGGAAAGCCCCTTATCGGCCCAGTCGTGCCGGCACGACTGCACCCTGTGGCCATCGGGTCCGGGATGGACTTCGAACATGGTCACCCGGCTCATCTGCGTGGCGTGCCCCAGCCGCTTCAGGAAGTCCTGGACATGGTCACGCCAATCGCCCGCCATCATGCGCGTTGCCGCATAGGCGATGGCGTCGAGCATCGCCAGCCGCCGCTTGGCCTCGATGATCGCATCAGGGCCGATGACCGCCAAGAGGTCCTGGTCGACCGGTGGTCTGGTCTTCATGGCTGCCGCCGTCCCAACGTGAACTTACGCCCCGTCTCCTCGCTCTACAGGATTGCCGTGCGGAAGGAAACGGCCTCGCAGCTCTTTTAAGGCGGTGCAGTCCTCTGGGTGTCTCACGGCGAGGTTGCGTCATGTCTGAAGCGATCGCATCGCCAACTTCTCAACTACGGGAGGATATGCTCTATATGGGCCATGTTCCAATCATTCGACGACGTCTCCGAAGGTCACCTCTCGCGCGAGCGCGTGACGCGCTTGCGCGAGGAACTCCAGCGCCGCCAGCTCGACGGCTTCATCATCCCCCGCCAGGACGAGTTCCAGGGTGAATATGTGGCGCCCTATGCCGAGCGGCTGCGCTGGCTCACCGGCTTTGCCGGCTCCTGGGGCCTCGCCATCCTGATGTCTGATCGCGCCGCCATCTTCGTCGACGGCCGCTATACGATACAGGTGCGCCAGCAGGTCGATACCGCGATTTTCACGCCCCGCCATCTGGTCGAGGAGCCGCCGGCGGAATGGCTGGAAAAGGAACTGAAGCCTGGTGAGATCCTGGGTTACGATCCATGGTTGCTGACCGCCGATCAGATCTCCCGCTTCGAGAAGGCGGCGGCCAAGGCCGGTGCCAAGCTCCAGCCCGTCGACGGCAATCCCATCGACGCGATCTGGGCCGAACAGCCCAAGCGTCCGATGAAGCCGGTCTCCGTCCAGCCGACGCAGTTCTCGGGCAAGAGCGCCAGGGACAAACTCGACGATGTGGCGAAGAGTCTGGAGAAGGCCGGCGCTGATGCGGTGGTGCTGACCCAGCCTGACTCGGTCGCCTGGGCCTTCAATATCCGCGGCGGCGATGTCGCCTACACGCCAGTGGTTCTGAGCTATGCCATCCTGCACCGCAAGGGCGAAGCTGAGCTCTTCATCGACACCGCCAAATTGCCGGAGGATGTGACGGCGCATCTGAAGAGCATCGTGCGTCTCAAGGCTCCCCAGGACATCGAGGCCTCGCTGGCGAGCCTCGGCCGCGAGAAAGCCCGCGTCCAGATCGATCCCGACTGGACACCGGAGCGCATCCGCGCCGTACTGGCGGCTTCCGGTGCCGAGATCGTCCACGGTAAGGACCCTTGCGTGTTGCCCAAGGCGCGCAAGAACGCCATCGAGCAGGAAGGCGCGCGCGCCGCTCAGAAGCGCGACGGAGTCGCCGTGACGCGTTTCCTCTGTTGGCTCGACGCGGCCGCACCCAAGGGCGGCCAGGATGAAGTCACCGTCGCCCAGAAGCTCGCCGAGTTCCGTGCCGAGGGCGGCATGCTCAAGGACCTCTCCTTCGATTCGATCTCCGGCGTCGGCCCCAATGCGGCCATCCCGCATTACCGCGTCTCAAGGGCAACCGCCTTGCCGCTGAAAGACGGCGAGATCTATCTCATCGACTCCGGTGCGCAATACCAGGACGGCACGACCGACATCACCCGCACCGTCATCGTCGGCACGCCGACGGCCGAGATGAAGGACCGTTTCACCCGCGTGCTCAAGGGCATGATCGCTCTGTCGCGCATCCGCTTTCCCAAAGGCACCTGCGGCAGCCAGCTCGACGTGCTGGCGCGCCAGCCGCAATGGATGGCGGGCCTCGATTTCGATCACGGCACCGGCCATGGCGTCGGCAGCTATCTCTCCGTCCATGAGGGCCCTGCCCGCATCAACAAATCCGACCGCACCCCGCTCGAGCCCGGCATGATCCTCTCCAACGAGCCCGGCTATTACAAGGAAGGCCAGTATGGCATCCGCATCGAGAATCTCATTCTCGTGCGCGAGCCGGAAGCGATCCCTGGCGGCGAGCGCCCGATGATGTCCTTTGAGACCTTGACGCTCTGCCCGATCGACCGCCGCTTGATCGAGCCAGGCGTCCTGGCACCTGAGGAGCGTGACTGGCTCAACGCCTATCATGCCCGCGTCGAGCGCGAGATCGGCGCCTTCCTCGAAGGCGCGGAGCTTGCCTGGCTGAAGCAGGCCTGCGCGCCGGTTTAAGGGAACCGCCGCACCGTCCAGTCCGCACTGATCCGCGCGGTGGAGGCGCCCACCATGGACCACTCCGCTTGGATCCTTCTGCGGCCGCGATCGTCGCGTGGCTCGGCACCGTGCATCTCGACCACCAGATAGCGCGCCGGCGATTCGCTGAGCGCGCGGATGCCATGCAGGGATCCGGCGGGATGATAGAGGAATGCCGGCGCCGTCACCGTTCGTCCCATCGTCTGGACCGTCCCCTCGAAGAGCGCGATCAGCACGTCATAGGGATCTGCATGCGGCGCGTAGCCGCCGCCCGGCTGGAGCACGCTGCGATGGGCGTGCAGCTTCTTGAGGAAATGCGTTCCTCCCTCGAAGACGAGCCGCGTTTGAAAGGACTTGTCGGAGGCCGCGCACTCGCCGGTGTCGGAGAAAACGCCCGCCGCCGCATGTTTCGGGAGCCCGAGTGAGGCGCCCCGCCATTTATACATGAGATAGACGATCGGCTTGTCGCTCGCATTGCGGATCGTATGCCAGCGATAGGCCGGATAATAGGCGAAGTCGCCGGGCTTCAGCCGGTGGACGGCAGGCGTCGGATCATCCTGGTTTCGGGCAGGACGATCTCGGCCTCGCCGTCGATGACGACCAGGATCTCCTCCTCGACATGCGCATGCGGGGGATGCGGCGAGTGCCCGGGCTGCAGCAGAGAGTAATGCGCACCGAGATGCCCCACCGCGGCCGTCCTGCCCGCCATGAGCGGCTGCGCTATCCATGCTCCGTCACCGGCCGGCGCATCGAGCCCGGCGATCACCGGCTGGTCGAGCGCCTTGTCGCGCGGCGGCTCGACGAGATTGCGATATCCGCGTGCCCGGCCGAGAACCGTAATCGCCGGCGGCAGCTCCGGCCTGTAGGCGAACGGCCAATTCATCGTTTTGGCGAGGTCCGGGATGCGCACCTGATGATGGCCCGCCGCAAACTGCAGCAGCAAGGCGCGCCTGGGTCTGCTCCCGGCATTGAGCGAGCCGTGCCAGATGCGTCCGTCGAACAGTACGGCGTCTCCGTCCCGCACATCGGCCGTCGACAGCTCGGCATCCGCGATCGTCTCGCGCGCCCAGGCGAGCGCCCGCTCGGCGGTGCGGTCCGGGCGGGCGACTTGTTTTTCATGCGCGACCTGCTGCAGCGGCTTGCCGATCCGGTGCGAGCCGCCGATATGCTGAAGCGCCGACTGTGCCGAGGTGTTTTCGAGTCCGATCCAGACTGAGACGAAGCGGCCGCCGGGATGGCTGGTCTCGATGTCGGTATGCCAGGGATGCACCTCCCCCGGCTCTTTCGCGATGACCTGGGCACCCCAGAGATAGACATGCTGGCCCAGAAGCTGTGCCAGCGCCACCAGAAGCTCGGGCTTCGTCGCGAGGCCGTAGAGGAGTTGATCGCGCACCGCGAGGCCTTTGCCCCAGACGGCCGGTGCGGCCAGTTCGCCGCTGCGGACATAGCGTTGCAACAGGCGGCATTCGGCATCGGTCAAGAATCGATACGGCCCGGCATAACCTTGCCGTTCGAAGGTCGCCTTGAGACCCGCCTCAAGCATCGGTTTCATCTCGCCATCCCCGTTCCGCGGCCGAAGGGCCGGCGAGAACGGCAGCATGGTAGATTTGCCGTATCACACAATCAAGCCGGCCAGATTACGCGGCCGCGGCTTCCCTGAGCGTGGCGATGTCGATCCTGGACATTTGCATCATCGCCTGCATCACGCGCTGCGATGTCGCGGGATCTGGATGGGTGAGAAGCTCGACCAGCACTCTCGGAACGATCTGCCAGGAAAGGCCGTATTTATCCTTGAGCCAGCCGCATTGCCCCTGGGAGCCGCCCTCCGACAGCTTCTCCCATAATTCATCGACCTCGCCTTGCGACGTGCAATCGACGGTGAGTGAGATCGCCTCGCTGAACTTGAAATGCGGCCCGCCATTGAGCGCAACGAATTGCGTGCCTTCGAGCTCGAATTCGATGGTGAGAACCCTCCCCTCCGGCCCCGGCACGGACTTGCCGATCTTCGAATTCCTGAAGATTGAGGCGTAGAACTTCGCCGCCTCCTCGGCCTGGTTGTCGTACCACAGGAACGGCCTGATTTTCTGCATGACGTATCTCCGCTAATGTCCCGAATCCGAAGTTCGCCACAGCCAGCGGGACCTTCCGAGCGAACTTCGGATTCGGAAGGACACTAGAAAACCTAATGATCCTAGTGTGCTTTTGAACGCGAAGTTCCTGTCGGTGCAAGCCGCCTGATATCAGGAACTTCGCGTTCAGCACACTAGAAGTGTGTCGTTCGCTCAGGCCGCGCCGCGCCTGTCCGCCTGGCCGGCCAGAAACTTGTCCAGCCGGTTGTAGCCTTGCGCGGCGCCGTCCTCCATCGGCGACTTGAGCACCGCGTCGCGTGCCGCGCGC
This genomic stretch from Nordella sp. HKS 07 harbors:
- a CDS encoding adenylate/guanylate cyclase domain-containing protein, with product MKTRPPVDQDLLAVIGPDAIIEAKRRLAMLDAIAYAATRMMAGDWRDHVQDFLKRLGHATQMSRVTMFEVHPGPDGHRVQSCRHDWADKGLSPLSSDPRYSNMPLSDDDDPEHLGEWAEKRERGEIVQAKFSETTGYTRQVFIEHHTLSFISVPIMVGRKWWGFLGFDDCKEERGWSSEEIHVLRTAAALIAGAVEREQADEKIRLSEERYALAARGAHDGLFDWDVKSGSIFLSPRLHEVLGLAPASLSGNIDELIRLFVKADGDFLRATFRHKFERREETFDIECRYEPKPDATQWIVMRGLIVYGAEGPRRVVGALRDITRQMEVQKRLSDAERKRANLARYFSPNMVDGLMQTGGRLDEARTQRVAVLFADIWGYTTISAAMPPMQVMALLRELLRMFEKAIFAHGGTLDKFLGDGLMATFGTPKAGPRDAANALACAAAMAEAIARWNAKRRANGLQPMHLGIGLHHGDVVLGDIGSERRMEFAVIGDTVNVASRIQEMTRALNIAVLASDAVIRAARQEAGEDAVREYGDSGEHELRGRTGKIRLWSRAAER
- a CDS encoding aminopeptidase P family protein, which encodes MFQSFDDVSEGHLSRERVTRLREELQRRQLDGFIIPRQDEFQGEYVAPYAERLRWLTGFAGSWGLAILMSDRAAIFVDGRYTIQVRQQVDTAIFTPRHLVEEPPAEWLEKELKPGEILGYDPWLLTADQISRFEKAAAKAGAKLQPVDGNPIDAIWAEQPKRPMKPVSVQPTQFSGKSARDKLDDVAKSLEKAGADAVVLTQPDSVAWAFNIRGGDVAYTPVVLSYAILHRKGEAELFIDTAKLPEDVTAHLKSIVRLKAPQDIEASLASLGREKARVQIDPDWTPERIRAVLAASGAEIVHGKDPCVLPKARKNAIEQEGARAAQKRDGVAVTRFLCWLDAAAPKGGQDEVTVAQKLAEFRAEGGMLKDLSFDSISGVGPNAAIPHYRVSRATALPLKDGEIYLIDSGAQYQDGTTDITRTVIVGTPTAEMKDRFTRVLKGMIALSRIRFPKGTCGSQLDVLARQPQWMAGLDFDHGTGHGVGSYLSVHEGPARINKSDRTPLEPGMILSNEPGYYKEGQYGIRIENLILVREPEAIPGGERPMMSFETLTLCPIDRRLIEPGVLAPEERDWLNAYHARVEREIGAFLEGAELAWLKQACAPV
- a CDS encoding cupin domain-containing protein, translating into MYKWRGASLGLPKHAAAGVFSDTGECAASDKSFQTRLVFEGGTHFLKKLHAHRSVLQPGGGYAPHADPYDVLIALFEGTVQTMGRTVTAPAFLYHPAGSLHGIRALSESPARYLVVEMHGAEPRDDRGRRRIQAEWSMVGASTARISADWTVRRFP
- a CDS encoding phytanoyl-CoA dioxygenase family protein; the encoded protein is MKPMLEAGLKATFERQGYAGPYRFLTDAECRLLQRYVRSGELAAPAVWGKGLAVRDQLLYGLATKPELLVALAQLLGQHVYLWGAQVIAKEPGEVHPWHTDIETSHPGGRFVSVWIGLENTSAQSALQHIGGSHRIGKPLQQVAHEKQVARPDRTAERALAWARETIADAELSTADVRDGDAVLFDGRIWHGSLNAGSRPRRALLLQFAAGHHQVRIPDLAKTMNWPFAYRPELPPAITVLGRARGYRNLVEPPRDKALDQPVIAGLDAPAGDGAWIAQPLMAGRTAAVGHLGAHYSLLQPGHSPHPPHAHVEEEILVVIDGEAEIVLPETRMIRRLPSTG
- a CDS encoding VOC family protein, which translates into the protein MQKIRPFLWYDNQAEEAAKFYASIFRNSKIGKSVPGPEGRVLTIEFELEGTQFVALNGGPHFKFSEAISLTVDCTSQGEVDELWEKLSEGGSQGQCGWLKDKYGLSWQIVPRVLVELLTHPDPATSQRVMQAMMQMSRIDIATLREAAAA